In one Komagataeibacter sp. FNDCR2 genomic region, the following are encoded:
- the argF gene encoding ornithine carbamoyltransferase has protein sequence MNALNTPTQASPRHFLDLRELDGATLRAILDVAAAIKRMQRQRARPLHPAQPLRGRALGLMLSKPSTRTRVSFEVGMQQLGGNVILLAPSDMQIGRGESIADTARVLSRFVDAIVLRTGKTENLRQLARWSSVPVINGLTPDSHPVQIMADIMTFEEHRGPITGRTLAWVGDGNNVATSFIEAAALFGFRLRLATPPTHAPSAAAVAWAREHGADITVTTDPVAAVEGADAVITDTWVSMSDKASDQRLNAFEPYRVNGALMAHAAPDALFLHCLPAHIGEEVTEDVFEGPHSVVFDEAENRLHAQKGILVWALCGEDWQQYGKEPTA, from the coding sequence ATGAACGCGCTCAACACCCCCACCCAGGCTTCCCCCCGCCATTTCCTCGACCTCCGGGAACTGGACGGGGCCACGCTGCGCGCCATCCTGGATGTCGCGGCCGCCATCAAGCGCATGCAGCGCCAGCGCGCCCGCCCGCTGCACCCCGCCCAGCCGCTGCGTGGCCGCGCGCTGGGGCTCATGCTGTCCAAGCCCTCCACGCGCACGCGCGTCTCGTTCGAGGTGGGGATGCAGCAGCTTGGCGGCAACGTGATCCTGCTTGCGCCATCGGACATGCAGATTGGCCGGGGCGAGAGCATTGCCGATACCGCGCGCGTGCTGTCGCGCTTTGTCGACGCCATCGTCCTGCGCACGGGCAAGACGGAAAACCTGCGCCAGCTCGCGCGCTGGAGCAGCGTGCCGGTCATCAACGGGCTGACGCCGGATTCCCACCCCGTGCAGATCATGGCCGACATCATGACGTTCGAGGAACATCGCGGCCCCATTACCGGGCGCACGCTGGCCTGGGTGGGGGATGGCAACAATGTCGCCACCTCCTTCATCGAGGCCGCCGCCCTGTTCGGCTTCCGCCTGCGTCTGGCCACCCCCCCCACCCACGCGCCCAGCGCCGCCGCCGTGGCGTGGGCGCGCGAACATGGCGCGGACATTACGGTCACGACCGACCCGGTCGCCGCGGTAGAGGGGGCGGACGCGGTCATTACCGACACATGGGTCAGCATGTCGGACAAGGCTTCGGACCAGCGGCTGAACGCTTTCGAGCCCTACCGCGTGAATGGCGCGCTTATGGCGCATGCCGCACCCGATGCCCTTTTCCTGCACTGCCTGCCTGCCCATATCGGGGAAGAAGTGACGGAAGACGTGTTTGAAGGCCCGCATTCCGTCGTGTTCGACGAGGCCGAGAACCGCCTGCACGCGCAAAAGGGCATCCTTGTCTGGGCGCTGTGTGGCGAGGACTGGCAGCAATATGGAAAGGAACCCACGGCATGA
- a CDS encoding aspartate aminotransferase family protein gives MIPALMPNYNRADLAFERGEGAWLYTVDGRRFLDFGSGIATSSVGHNNPHLVGAITQQAQRVMHVSNLYRVPQAERLAARLVASSFADTAFFCNSGAEANEGMIKMIRRAQAKSGHPGRTRIICFNGAFHGRTLATLSATGNPKYLDGFGPRVEGFDHVALNNMNAVRDAITAETAGIMVEPVQGESGIHVATPRFMQDLRAVCDEYGLFLGVDEVQCGMGRSGRLFAYEWSDITPDILSTAKGIAGGFPMGAVLTTETIARHMTPGSHGTTFGGSPLACAAANAVLDILLAPGFLEGVRARAAQIDAGLDRLVAAYPDVFSGRRGLGLLIGLKCRADVALVQDAALAEGMLSVTAGDNVLRMLPPLTVTESDCADALATLDRAARRVQAHLAAAKPENVA, from the coding sequence ATGATTCCCGCCCTGATGCCGAATTACAATCGTGCCGACCTCGCTTTCGAGCGCGGCGAAGGTGCTTGGCTGTATACGGTGGACGGGCGACGATTCCTGGATTTCGGCTCCGGCATCGCCACGTCTTCGGTCGGCCATAACAACCCGCATCTTGTCGGCGCGATCACACAGCAGGCGCAGCGCGTCATGCATGTCTCCAACCTGTACCGCGTGCCGCAGGCCGAACGGCTGGCCGCGCGGCTGGTCGCCAGCAGCTTCGCGGATACCGCCTTTTTCTGCAATTCGGGCGCGGAAGCGAACGAAGGTATGATCAAGATGATCCGCCGCGCGCAGGCCAAGTCCGGCCACCCCGGGCGCACCCGCATCATCTGCTTCAACGGCGCGTTCCACGGGCGCACGCTGGCCACGCTGTCCGCCACGGGCAACCCGAAATACCTGGATGGCTTCGGCCCCCGGGTGGAAGGCTTCGATCACGTCGCCCTCAACAACATGAACGCGGTGCGCGACGCCATCACGGCCGAGACCGCGGGCATCATGGTCGAGCCGGTGCAGGGTGAAAGCGGCATCCATGTCGCCACCCCGCGCTTCATGCAGGACCTGCGCGCGGTGTGCGATGAATATGGCCTGTTCCTTGGCGTGGATGAGGTCCAGTGCGGCATGGGCCGCAGCGGCCGCCTGTTCGCCTATGAATGGTCGGACATAACGCCCGACATCCTGTCCACCGCCAAGGGCATCGCCGGTGGCTTCCCCATGGGCGCCGTGCTGACGACCGAGACCATCGCCCGGCACATGACACCGGGCAGCCACGGCACCACGTTCGGCGGCAGCCCGCTGGCCTGCGCCGCCGCCAACGCGGTGCTCGATATCCTGCTCGCCCCCGGCTTCCTTGAGGGCGTGCGCGCCCGCGCGGCCCAGATCGACGCGGGGCTCGACCGGCTGGTGGCGGCGTACCCGGATGTGTTTTCCGGCCGTCGGGGCCTTGGCCTGCTGATCGGGCTGAAATGCCGCGCCGATGTGGCGCTGGTGCAGGACGCGGCCCTCGCGGAAGGGATGCTGAGCGTCACGGCGGGCGACAATGTCCTGCGCATGCTGCCCCCCCTGACCGTGACAGAGAGCGACTGCGCCGATGCGCTGGCCACACTGGACCGGGCGGCCCGGCGCGTGCAGGCCCATCTGGCCGCCGCCAAGCCGGAGAACGTGGCATGA